A single genomic interval of Rosistilla ulvae harbors:
- a CDS encoding PSD1 and planctomycete cytochrome C domain-containing protein codes for MIRHFTLLVACCSILSVADAAEQPIDFGRAIRPILADKCFACHGPDPEHREADLRLDIAPPADSSTIVPGKPEESELVARILSDDPDLQMPPAGTGKPLTDQEVELLQNWIAEGARYEQHWAFVPPTRPAVPFAVDSAKPSTTEAPADTEAVACETLRNWIRNPIDAFVSQRLLQEGMVPSPEADRVTWLRRLSLDLIGLPPSIAEVDAFVADRSPDAFEEQIQRLLNSPHFGERWGRIWLDAARYADSNGYEKDAPRQMWFYRDWVVDALNRNMPYDDFIVQQIAGDLIPDATQANLVATGFLRNSMVNEEGGADPEQFRMEGMFDRMDAIGKSVLGLTTQCAQCHTHKYDPLTHEGYYRMFAFLNNTYDAIIPVYTPDEQQQIDSIEAEIAAIETELKASMPDWREQVQAWAAESQKSVGDWQVLRPNDIPYEGQKFRVLDDSSIVSESYAPANSAPQFGMTTTAEKISAIRVELLTHPQLPRRGPGRSVRGTAALTEMTVYVAPLDQPEKRTKVKIVSATADVNPAEAPQPDYLINIRAQGGDKRVTGSIAYAIDGDKKTAWSTDVDPGRRNQPRKAVFVFEQPVGFPQGTVLTIQPEMRHGGWNSDDNHNCLMGRYRFSLTTDAAPVADPVPHAVREILANSPDLDTPEPLSAAFSYWRTTVADWADANAKIEALWKSYPEGTNQLVLEQRLTKRKTSILDRGDFLSPKQVVEPGVPEFLHPLDPSAPATRMTFARWLVDKRSPTTARSVVNRIWQAYFGIGLVETSDDFGLQNAPPSHRELLDWLAVELMENDWQLKSIHRLIVSSATYRQSSNVSPEGVVDSKSSSYEDDPYNRLLGRGPRFRVDAEIVRDIALSASGLLNTKLGGPSVYPPAPGLLFEPPASYGPKTWNEATGEDRYRRGLYTFRFRSVPYPMLDAFDADPGNVSCVRRNRSNTPLQALTLLNEPLSMECAIGLAKRIVQSDQADDASRLRFAFRTCVARQPTTNELQTLQNLLDKQRQRIASDEVDAAKIVQSPEAASDDVDQLAAWTLVSRVLLSLDETMTKE; via the coding sequence GTGATCCGCCATTTCACGCTGCTTGTCGCATGTTGTTCGATCCTTTCGGTCGCTGACGCAGCGGAACAGCCTATCGATTTCGGACGCGCGATCCGTCCGATCCTGGCCGACAAATGTTTTGCCTGTCACGGTCCCGATCCCGAACATCGCGAAGCCGATCTGCGGTTGGACATCGCGCCGCCAGCGGATTCGTCGACGATCGTCCCCGGCAAACCGGAGGAGAGCGAATTGGTAGCGCGGATCCTTTCGGACGATCCCGATCTGCAGATGCCGCCGGCGGGGACCGGCAAACCGTTAACGGATCAGGAAGTCGAGTTGCTGCAAAATTGGATCGCTGAGGGAGCCCGATACGAACAGCACTGGGCATTTGTTCCGCCGACACGCCCCGCAGTACCTTTCGCCGTCGATTCGGCAAAGCCTTCCACGACCGAAGCGCCTGCCGACACGGAAGCCGTAGCTTGTGAAACGCTTCGCAATTGGATCCGCAATCCAATCGATGCGTTTGTATCGCAGCGATTGCTGCAAGAAGGAATGGTTCCGTCACCGGAAGCGGACCGCGTGACGTGGCTGCGACGGTTGAGTCTCGATTTGATCGGCTTGCCCCCCAGCATCGCGGAGGTCGATGCGTTTGTGGCCGATCGATCGCCCGACGCCTTTGAGGAGCAGATCCAGCGGCTGCTCAACTCGCCTCATTTTGGAGAACGCTGGGGAAGGATCTGGTTGGACGCGGCACGGTATGCCGATTCGAACGGCTACGAAAAAGATGCGCCGCGTCAGATGTGGTTCTATCGCGATTGGGTCGTCGACGCGTTGAATCGGAATATGCCGTACGACGATTTCATCGTTCAACAGATCGCGGGGGATCTGATTCCCGATGCAACACAAGCGAATCTTGTCGCCACCGGTTTCCTGCGGAACTCGATGGTCAACGAAGAGGGGGGCGCCGACCCGGAACAATTCCGAATGGAAGGAATGTTCGACCGGATGGATGCGATCGGCAAGAGCGTCCTGGGGCTGACGACTCAATGTGCCCAATGCCACACGCATAAATACGATCCGTTGACGCACGAAGGCTACTACCGCATGTTTGCCTTTTTGAACAACACCTACGACGCGATCATCCCCGTCTATACGCCTGACGAGCAGCAGCAGATCGATTCGATCGAGGCGGAGATCGCAGCGATCGAAACGGAGCTGAAGGCATCGATGCCCGATTGGCGGGAGCAAGTGCAAGCGTGGGCTGCCGAATCGCAAAAATCGGTGGGCGATTGGCAAGTCTTGAGGCCTAACGACATCCCGTACGAAGGACAGAAGTTTCGCGTGCTCGACGATTCGTCGATCGTCAGCGAGAGTTACGCTCCGGCAAATTCGGCACCTCAGTTTGGGATGACGACCACCGCGGAAAAGATCAGCGCGATCCGAGTCGAATTGCTGACGCATCCTCAATTGCCGCGACGCGGTCCGGGACGTTCGGTTCGCGGGACAGCGGCACTGACAGAAATGACAGTCTATGTCGCTCCGTTGGATCAGCCCGAGAAGCGGACCAAGGTGAAGATCGTTTCGGCGACCGCCGACGTCAATCCGGCGGAAGCACCGCAACCGGATTACCTGATCAATATCAGGGCCCAAGGTGGCGACAAACGTGTCACCGGGTCGATCGCGTATGCCATCGATGGGGATAAGAAAACGGCGTGGAGCACCGATGTCGACCCCGGTCGACGGAACCAACCGCGTAAGGCGGTCTTTGTCTTCGAGCAACCGGTTGGGTTTCCGCAAGGAACCGTGCTGACGATCCAGCCCGAGATGCGGCATGGCGGTTGGAACAGCGATGACAATCACAATTGCCTGATGGGACGCTATCGGTTTTCGTTGACGACCGATGCGGCGCCGGTTGCTGATCCCGTGCCCCATGCGGTTCGCGAGATCTTGGCGAACTCGCCAGACCTCGACACGCCCGAACCACTGTCGGCTGCGTTCAGCTACTGGCGAACGACAGTCGCCGACTGGGCCGATGCCAACGCAAAGATTGAAGCGTTGTGGAAGAGCTACCCCGAGGGGACGAACCAATTGGTGTTGGAGCAGCGGCTCACCAAGCGGAAGACATCGATCCTCGATCGAGGCGACTTTCTTAGCCCCAAGCAGGTTGTGGAACCGGGCGTGCCGGAGTTCTTGCATCCATTGGATCCATCGGCTCCCGCAACTCGAATGACGTTTGCCCGTTGGTTGGTCGACAAGCGATCCCCGACGACCGCCCGTTCGGTCGTGAATCGGATCTGGCAAGCTTACTTTGGAATCGGACTTGTCGAGACGAGCGACGACTTCGGCTTGCAGAACGCCCCGCCATCGCATCGCGAACTGTTGGATTGGCTGGCTGTTGAGTTGATGGAGAACGATTGGCAACTGAAGTCGATCCATCGGTTGATCGTCTCCTCGGCGACCTACCGCCAATCGTCGAACGTGAGCCCGGAGGGCGTGGTCGATTCCAAGTCGAGCTCTTATGAAGACGATCCGTACAACCGTCTGCTCGGTCGCGGGCCGCGGTTCCGCGTCGATGCAGAGATCGTCCGCGACATCGCGCTGTCGGCTAGCGGATTGCTAAACACTAAGCTCGGTGGGCCGTCGGTTTACCCGCCCGCTCCCGGTCTGTTGTTCGAGCCGCCCGCCAGCTATGGGCCCAAGACATGGAACGAAGCGACCGGCGAGGATCGCTATCGTCGTGGACTCTATACATTCCGCTTCCGTAGCGTCCCCTATCCGATGCTCGACGCGTTCGATGCCGATCCGGGGAACGTTTCGTGCGTTCGGCGGAATCGATCGAACACGCCGCTGCAAGCGTTGACGCTGCTGAACGAACCGCTGTCGATGGAGTGCGCGATCGGATTGGCGAAGCGAATCGTTCAATCGGATCAGGCCGATGATGCGAGCCGATTGCGGTTTGCTTTCCGGACCTGTGTGGCGCGTCAGCCGACTACCAACGAATTGCAAACGTTGCAAAACTTGTTGGACAAGCAGCGTCAACGGATTGCGAGCGACGAAGTCGATGCTGCCAAGATCGTTCAATCGCCCGAAGCGGCTTCGGACGACGTCGACCAGCTGGCTGCTTGGACTTTGGTTTCCCGCGTGCTGCTGAGTCTCGACGAAACGATGACCAAAGAGTGA